A part of Daphnia magna isolate NIES unplaced genomic scaffold, ASM2063170v1.1 Dm_contigs225, whole genome shotgun sequence genomic DNA contains:
- the LOC116927877 gene encoding pro-resilin, which produces MQLGVFLFAIFVVATAVPSKSSDYKDNYEYAPAQYDFGYGVKDDYAYVDFGHSENRNGDKTKGQYYVVLPDGRRQVVNYYVDGYSGYVADIKYEGNYKSAYSADYKPTYKPVPNPTYSPSYKPTY; this is translated from the exons ATGCAG CTtggcgtttttctttttgctatttTCGTCGTGGCTACCGCCGTTCCATCCAAGTCTAGTGATTACAAAGACAATTACGAATAC GCTCCGGCTCAGTATGATTTTGGCTATGGAGTAAAGGACGACTACGCTTACGTCGACTTTGGCCATAGCGAGAATCGTAACGGTGACAAAACTAAAGGACAATACTACGTCGTTCTTCCTGATGGTCGTCGCCAAGTTGTCAATTACTACGTTGATGGCTATTCCGGATACGTTGCTGATATCAAGTACGAGGGAAACTACAAATCGGCCTACTCCGCTGATTACAAACCTACTTATAAGCCGGTGCCTAATCCCACATACTCTCCTTCCTACAAGCCGACATATTAA
- the LOC116927876 gene encoding peptidyl-tRNA hydrolase ICT1, mitochondrial — translation MYFTNLKVKIGNLTFLFVTHISNGTGPKLSATRAYLSGFKSNLSLEKLYPTSRLDITTTPKAPESKDGKFSGYIPMDKIQVNYVRSGGPGGQNVNCVSTKTEIRFHLASADWIPEPIRVKLAERVKNQISKEGYFIIKSERTRSQQLNLADTLDKLRNLIHSVAQSLVVPEVSQETLEKQRRLRERAARERLREKRAHSMTKQGRQSPTLDS, via the exons ATGTATTTCACTAATTTAAAGGTAAAAATCGGAAACTTGACATTTCTGTTTGTTACGCACATTTCGAACGGCACAGGACCAAAGCTGTCTGCTAC TCGAGCATATCTCTCTGGTTTTAAAAGTAATCTATCTCTTGAAAAATTGTACCCTACTAGTCGGCTGGACATAACCACTACTCCTAAG GCACCAGAAAGCAAAGATGGAAAATTTAGTGGTTACATACCTATGG ACAAAATTCAGGTAAATTATGTCCGCAGTGGTGGACCTggtggacaaaatgtcaattGTGTCTCAACCAAAACTGAGATACGTTTTCATCTAGCCAGTGCTGATTGGATTCCAGAGCCTATTCGTGTCAAGCTAGCAGAAAGAGTGAAGAATCAAATTTCCAAAGAAGGTTATTTCATTATAAAATCTGAAAGAACCAGATCTCAGCAGTTGAATTTGGCTGACACCCTTGACAAGCTCAGAAACTTGATCCACTCTGTAGCACAAAGCCTTGTAGTCCCTGAAGTCTCTCAGGAAACACTGGAAAAGCAACGCAGGCT GCGTGAAAGGGCAGCTCGGGAGCGTCTAAGGGAGAAGCGGGCACATTCGATGACGAAGCAAGGACGCCAATCACCGACTCTCGATTCGTAA
- the LOC123467764 gene encoding LOW QUALITY PROTEIN: rho GTPase-activating protein 44-like (The sequence of the model RefSeq protein was modified relative to this genomic sequence to represent the inferred CDS: inserted 1 base in 1 codon) — MKKNFFRVKQLVDQTVSRAEQSEVLTEDVQSAEKHVELLKQTCGTMSRKINSVLSKNEGTQVDKRLKKIPESAIGHTMIECGGLLGEKSILRDLLTDCGQIGNKIGTEMLVHEVDIEKNVVEPLSLVENEAANIVKARRNLNKLILDMDSARTRYRNAQKQAISGGSVAKVDGIKDELEEAQLKVEMNRDGLAADIYSLLAKESDFAKVILHFAESQRQYHLAALKVLNEHIPLLEKXRKEHIQKPVFGFDLDEHLRVSGRTIAHPIEICVITLYETGVDEEGIFRIAGGASKVRKFRAALDANLADLGFALELHDVHIVAGILKSYLRELPDPLFTLALYDDWVNAVKSPDQETRLNALGEVVDKLPESRWNNIRYLIKFFHELSRRHEHNKMTSQNLAIVLAPSLLWSPNNSSDTLSLNMSLANTHASVIEHLIMFADRFFPGEVNVL, encoded by the exons atgaagaaaaattttttccgCGTGAAGCAGCTGGTGGATCAGACTGTTTCCAG AGCTGAGCAGTCAGAGGTCTTGACTGAAGATGTCCAATCAGCTGAGAAACATGTAGAACTGCTCAAACAAACATGTGGAACTATGTCAAGAAAAATCAATAGTGTACTTTCTA AAAATGAAGGTACCCAAGTGGATAAAAGACTGAAGAAGATCCCTGAATCTGCAATTGGACACACAATGATTGAGTGTGGGGGGCTTTTAG GTGAGAAGTCCATTCTTAGAGACCTGTTGACTGATTGTGGCCAAATAGGAAATAAGATTGGAACAGAGATGTTAGTCCATGAAGTTGATATTGAGAAAAATGTTGTGGAACCTCTGAGTCTAGTTGAGAATGAGGCTGCTAACATCGTCAAGGCGAGACGTAACCTAAATAAACTAATCTTAGATATGGATTCTGCAAGAACCAG GTACCGGAACGCACAAAAGCAAGCCATCAGTGGAGGAAGTGTTGCCAAGGTGGATGGAATTAAAGATGAACTAGAAGAGGCACAATTAAAAGTAGAAATGAATCGTGACGGATTGGCAGCAGATATTTACTCTCTTTTGGCCAAGGAATCTGACTTTGCTAAG GTGATTCTGCACTTCGCCGAATCTCAACGTCAATACCATCTTGCTGCTTTGAAAGTATTAAATGAACACATTCCATTGCTAGAGA TAAGGAAGGAACATATTCAGAAACCAGTATTTGGATTTGACTTGGACGAACATCTACGCGTTTCCGGCCGTACGATTGCGCATCCCATAGAAATATGTGTTATCACATTATATGAAACCGGCGTTGATGAAGAGGGAATATTTCGCATTGCAGGAGGGGCGTCCAAAGTCAGAAAATTTAGG GCTGCCCTCGATGCTAATTTAGCAGATCTTGGGTTTGCGTTGGAACTTCACGATGTCCACATTGTTGCGGGTATTTTAAAATCCTACTTGCGCGAACTACCCGATCCATTATTTACCCTTGCATTGTATGATGATTGGGTCAATGCCGTCAAGAGCCCCGATCAAGAAACCCGTCTCAACGCTCTAGGCGAG GTAGTTGATAAATTGCCGGAAAGTCGTTGGAACAACATTCGTTATTTGATCAAGTTCTTTCATGAACTTAGTCGTCGCCACGAGCATAATAAAATGACGTCGCAgaatttagctattgttttgGCCCCCAGTCTCCTCTGGTCACCG AACAATAGCAGTGATACCCTAAGCTTAAACATGTCTTTGGCTAATACGCACGCGTCGGTGATTGAACATCTTATCATGTTCGCTGATCGTTTCTTTCCTGGAGAGGTAAATGTGCTATAA
- the LOC123467765 gene encoding LOW QUALITY PROTEIN: 28S ribosomal protein S31, mitochondrial-like (The sequence of the model RefSeq protein was modified relative to this genomic sequence to represent the inferred CDS: inserted 1 base in 1 codon), with amino-acid sequence MFPTSMATSIRNTKMLLRRAFSVKRNEILARNLCFTRTLNANEDQDKSKKVVEEKKNKAELKEAKQKEAKAKLNMLLESMSKTTQKAYPXESKLSLATPKIRAKPAKPVKQPVFNTKIEPEMLQAVEDVSNMLSKEKEALKNSLIAKLEDVADESERARLEPFKPNKQKTEDLNSLLNTLKVDGKKPKNKSPAPKLAPVKIEDIYSAQPSGIFSKAHFIEESSAVSGLATWDMLYEKELELAVTHPPANGFQQMIQWTKQGKVWQFPIDNEQGLDEEAQVGFHEHVFLEPHLKPWCPRRGPVRHFMELVVVGLSKNPYLTVEQKKEHINWFRDFFEAKRSILIDTGAIPDITTKSSPSLST; translated from the exons ATGTTTCCTACGTCAATGGCGACTTCCATACGAAACACAAAAATGTTATTGCGGCGAGCCTTTAG CgtcaaaagaaatgaaatactaGCTAGGAATTTGTGCTTTACAAGAACACTGAACGCGAATGAAGACCAAGATAAGTCGAAAAAAGTcgtggaagaaaaaaagaacaaagcaGAATTGAAAGAAGCTAAACAAAAAGAGGCTAAAGCTAAATTAAACATGTTGCTGGAGTCGATGAGCAAG ACTACACAAAAAGCATATC TCGAATCTAAATTGTCTTTAGCAACACCAAAAATTAGGGCTAAACCTGCCAAACCTGTTAAACAACCAGTCTTTAACACAAAAATAG AACCTGAAATGCTGCAGGCAGTGGAAGATGTTTCGAATATGTTaagcaaagaaaaggaagcatTGAAAAATAGTCTAATTGCAAAACTTGAGGATGTTGCAGATGAAAGTGAAAGGGCCAGATTAGAGCCAttcaaaccaaacaaacagaaaacagAAGACCTTAACAGTTTATTGAACACCTTAAAAGTAGATGGAAAGAAGCCTAAAAACAAATCTCCAGCACCCAAGTTAGCTCCAGT aaaaattgaagataTATATAGTGCCCAACCAAGTGGGATATTTAGTAAAGCGCATTTCATAGAAGAATCTTCTGCCGTTTCCGGGTTGGCGACTTGGGATATGCTATATGAGAAAGAACTTGAACTTGCTGTAACTCATCCGCCTGCCAATGGTTTCCAGCAAATGATCCAATGGACCAAGCAAGGAAAAGTGTGGCAGTTCCCTATTGATAACGAGCAAG GTTTGGATGAAGAAGCTCAAGTCGGATTCCACGAGCATGTATTTTTGGAACCCCATTTGAAGCCTTGGTGTCCAAGGCGAGGACCAGTGCGCCATTTTATGGAACTTGTCGTCGTTGGTTTGAGTAAAAACCCTTACTTAACTGTGGAACAGAAAAAGGAACACATAAACTGGTTCCGAGACTTTTTCGAAGCCAAACGCAGCATCCTTATCGATACTGGAGCAATCCCTGATATAACGACGAAGTCCTCTCCTTCTTTATCAACCTAA